In Chitinophaga sp. HK235, a single window of DNA contains:
- a CDS encoding gliding motility-associated C-terminal domain-containing protein — protein sequence MRTLYIHCSFLILLFLAMLLGNTRANAGVWRATPFKASSTCVQDSVFFVISNTTGIDSVKWYFGDPASAEKDSSNKIKGAFHAYQLTGTYTVTLVAWRGGQPDISTQPITIVTPVIYDLGPQDITLCEGNTMTLSAPVIPGAAYEWQNGSTAPNILVDTSATYKVKINGCLIPDSVNVFYTPVPKIDLGPDLVLCTGEQLALDATAQNCTYLWNTGNTEPTQDVRTSGTYQVRVFPKGCAEIDDQITITFTGPPYPFSLGPDTLLCPGESIRLAPVVPEATAWKWSTGATTPAITVNYEANIWALVEINHICNVVDTIFVNFNRLRKLNLGNDTTICKGNFLVLTADFGNGQYRWQDGSDQATYYVTKPGNFFVHAQIGRCESSDTIRVSYDDTLRVNLGPDTLLCRNEVYPLTVLGAGGAPFKWQDSTSIPQYIVRQPGIYSLTAWNTCGKSVDSVVVDFHDCECTVHFPNAFTPNGDGRNDYFRPRYRCPIEQYTLSIYNRWGERVFFTNDPQIGWTGRVKGLQADMGTYVWIVDYREVYTRIPVHKTGTVTLLY from the coding sequence ATGAGGACCCTTTATATACACTGTTCTTTTCTGATTTTACTGTTTCTGGCCATGCTGCTGGGCAATACCCGGGCAAATGCCGGGGTATGGAGAGCCACTCCTTTTAAGGCTTCCTCTACCTGTGTGCAGGACAGCGTTTTCTTCGTAATTAGCAATACTACCGGGATAGACTCCGTCAAATGGTATTTCGGGGATCCGGCTTCTGCTGAAAAAGATTCTTCGAATAAAATAAAAGGGGCTTTCCATGCATACCAGCTTACCGGCACCTACACCGTTACCCTGGTAGCCTGGCGCGGCGGACAGCCTGATATCTCCACCCAGCCAATCACCATTGTGACGCCGGTGATCTATGACCTGGGACCACAGGATATCACTCTCTGTGAAGGCAACACCATGACCCTCAGCGCACCGGTGATACCTGGCGCCGCCTACGAATGGCAGAATGGGTCCACTGCTCCCAACATCCTGGTAGACACTTCTGCTACGTATAAAGTCAAGATCAATGGTTGTCTGATACCGGATTCAGTGAATGTGTTTTATACGCCTGTCCCCAAGATAGATCTGGGTCCAGACCTGGTATTGTGTACAGGTGAGCAGCTGGCCCTTGATGCCACCGCCCAGAACTGTACCTACCTGTGGAATACCGGCAATACAGAGCCCACGCAGGATGTACGAACATCGGGCACCTATCAGGTAAGGGTGTTTCCTAAAGGTTGTGCAGAAATAGACGACCAGATCACTATCACGTTTACCGGTCCGCCCTACCCTTTCAGCCTGGGCCCCGATACGCTGTTATGCCCCGGCGAATCTATCCGGCTGGCACCAGTAGTGCCGGAAGCCACCGCCTGGAAATGGAGTACAGGAGCCACGACACCGGCTATTACTGTCAACTATGAGGCAAATATATGGGCGCTTGTAGAGATCAATCACATCTGTAATGTGGTGGATACCATCTTTGTAAACTTCAACCGGTTGCGCAAACTCAACCTGGGTAACGATACCACTATCTGTAAAGGTAATTTTCTGGTGCTGACGGCCGATTTCGGCAACGGGCAATATCGTTGGCAGGACGGTTCAGACCAGGCCACCTATTATGTGACCAAACCCGGCAATTTCTTTGTGCATGCCCAGATAGGCCGTTGCGAATCTTCCGATACCATCCGTGTGTCTTATGATGATACGCTGCGGGTGAATCTCGGGCCGGATACCCTGTTGTGCCGCAACGAGGTATACCCGCTGACAGTCCTTGGTGCAGGCGGAGCTCCTTTCAAATGGCAGGACAGCACCAGCATCCCGCAGTATATTGTACGGCAGCCTGGTATCTACTCCTTAACGGCCTGGAATACCTGTGGTAAAAGTGTGGATTCAGTCGTGGTGGACTTCCATGACTGTGAATGTACAGTGCATTTCCCCAATGCCTTTACCCCCAACGGAGACGGACGCAACGACTACTTCCGGCCCCGGTACCGATGTCCGATAGAACAGTATACGCTCAGTATCTACAACCGCTGGGGCGAAAGGGTGTTTTTCACCAACGACCCGCAGATAGGCTGGACAGGGCGCGTAAAGGGCCTGCAGGCAGATATGGGCACCTACGTATGGATTGTTGATTACCGGGAAGTATATACCAGGATACCGGTGCACAAGACCGGTACGGTCACGTTGTTGTATTAG
- a CDS encoding anti-sigma factor domain-containing protein translates to MDVQRYISSGILESYVFGLLPESEQGEVETVAEHYPQVKAAVQALQLDREKFVQLYAIVPPPGIKDRLLNILQEEDTPEGNTLLPQELRNPALPASKETPVRKMSGRKTDRVWKYVAAAIIVLFIGSLILNFVFFQGSTDYKSRYESLIAAKQKLDGERENQSLTAHEELQKELDMLKDPAFKWIKIEGAGANLGQVITVCWNPVSHALFLMAQVMPLPPVGKQYQLWAIRNKKLVDAGVFQSGAPVAQKIQHMKPVESAEGFAVTLEKAGGSIDPSMDQVQLSVKIQK, encoded by the coding sequence GTGGATGTACAACGTTACATATCATCCGGTATTCTAGAGAGTTATGTGTTTGGCCTTCTGCCTGAATCAGAACAGGGAGAGGTGGAAACCGTTGCTGAACATTACCCTCAGGTGAAAGCTGCCGTACAGGCATTGCAGCTCGACCGGGAGAAGTTTGTGCAGTTGTACGCCATTGTACCTCCGCCGGGAATAAAAGACCGGCTCCTCAACATTCTGCAGGAAGAAGATACGCCGGAAGGAAATACCCTCCTTCCTCAGGAACTGCGCAACCCGGCTCTCCCTGCTTCCAAAGAAACGCCGGTAAGAAAAATGTCTGGTCGTAAAACAGATCGTGTCTGGAAGTATGTCGCCGCTGCTATCATCGTCTTATTTATCGGTAGCTTAATCCTGAACTTTGTCTTCTTCCAGGGATCTACTGACTATAAAAGCCGCTATGAGTCGCTGATTGCTGCCAAACAAAAACTGGACGGCGAAAGGGAAAACCAGTCACTGACCGCTCACGAAGAGCTGCAGAAAGAACTGGACATGCTCAAAGACCCGGCTTTCAAATGGATTAAAATAGAAGGTGCTGGTGCCAATCTCGGACAAGTGATTACCGTATGCTGGAATCCCGTTTCCCATGCACTTTTCCTGATGGCACAGGTGATGCCCCTGCCTCCTGTTGGAAAACAATACCAGTTGTGGGCTATCCGCAATAAAAAACTCGTGGATGCCGGTGTCTTCCAGAGTGGTGCTCCGGTTGCTCAAAAGATACAACATATGAAACCGGTGGAATCAGCCGAAGGCTTTGCAGTTACCCTGGAAAAGGCCGGTGGCAGCATCGACCCCAGTATGGACCAGGTACAGCTGTCTGTTAAAATACAGAAATAG
- a CDS encoding RNA polymerase sigma factor has translation MSVLEYPVTYTEAELIDGLRARDQKVFAYLYDHYSPALYGVIVKVLNDSHSAGDVLQDVFMKIWRHADQYRNDKGRLFTWMLNIARNTAIDILRSKAWKLGQKIQNIADDVHLNDGQLAVYQSIDHLGFSKILEKLTKEQRILIDLAYYKGCTQEEISRLLSIPLGTVKTRLRNAIIQLRNILNK, from the coding sequence TTGTCTGTTTTGGAATACCCTGTAACATATACAGAAGCTGAACTGATTGATGGGTTGCGTGCCCGTGACCAGAAAGTCTTCGCATACCTGTATGATCATTATTCTCCCGCTCTCTACGGCGTGATCGTAAAGGTATTGAATGACAGCCACTCAGCCGGAGATGTGCTGCAGGATGTATTTATGAAGATATGGCGTCATGCCGACCAATACAGAAACGATAAAGGCCGGCTGTTTACCTGGATGCTGAATATTGCCCGGAACACAGCGATAGATATACTCAGGTCCAAAGCCTGGAAACTCGGACAAAAAATCCAAAACATCGCGGATGACGTACATTTAAACGATGGTCAGTTAGCCGTGTACCAGTCCATCGATCATCTTGGTTTTTCCAAAATCCTGGAAAAACTAACCAAAGAACAACGTATCCTTATCGATCTGGCTTATTATAAAGGTTGTACCCAGGAAGAAATTTCCAGGTTACTTAGTATACCCCTGGGGACTGTTAAGACCAGATTGCGCAATGCCATTATTCAGTTGAGGAACATATTGAACAAATAA
- the def gene encoding peptide deformylase, which yields MILPIVAYGHPVLRKVAEDITPDYPKLKELIANMWETMYGSNGVGVAAPQINKSIRLFVVDSKQIIDNLEDDEKNDYPGDNGIKEVFINAQIVETGGKEWAYNEGCLSIPKVREDVNRAETVTLSYVNENFEPQQKTFTGVTARVILHEYDHIDGKLFIDHLKPLKRRMLKSKLEDITKGKVRVDYKMTFPK from the coding sequence ATGATACTGCCAATAGTAGCTTACGGGCACCCGGTGCTGAGAAAAGTAGCAGAAGATATCACGCCCGACTATCCCAAGCTGAAAGAGTTGATCGCAAATATGTGGGAAACCATGTATGGCTCCAATGGAGTAGGCGTTGCGGCTCCGCAGATAAATAAGTCTATACGCCTGTTTGTGGTAGACAGTAAACAAATCATCGACAACCTGGAAGATGATGAAAAGAACGATTATCCTGGTGATAACGGTATAAAGGAAGTGTTCATCAATGCGCAAATCGTGGAAACCGGCGGAAAGGAATGGGCTTATAATGAAGGCTGCCTGAGCATCCCCAAGGTAAGGGAAGATGTGAACAGAGCAGAGACAGTGACCCTTTCTTATGTAAACGAAAACTTTGAGCCACAGCAAAAAACCTTTACCGGTGTTACCGCCCGTGTGATCCTGCACGAATACGACCACATCGACGGCAAGCTGTTCATCGACCATCTGAAGCCCCTGAAACGCAGGATGTTAAAGAGCAAGCTCGAAGATATTACCAAAGGAAAAGTAAGAGTAGACTACAAAATGACGTTTCCTAAATAG
- a CDS encoding RNA polymerase sigma factor: MGTTVSYTEIELIQGLQARDEKLFSYLYDHYSPALYGVALKIVTDDASAGDVLQEVFIKIWKNIDRYDPTKGRLFTWMLNIARNTAIDSLRSKAHKLEQKVQDVTSTNLMYEPQLAVHLSVDHLGLTKVIEGLPKDQRIIIDLAYFKGCTQEEIAKTLDIPLGTVKTRMRNAIMQLRILLKQL; encoded by the coding sequence TTGGGAACTACCGTATCATATACTGAAATAGAGCTCATTCAAGGACTTCAGGCCAGGGATGAAAAATTATTCAGTTATTTATATGACCATTATTCACCCGCGTTATATGGGGTAGCGCTCAAAATAGTTACGGATGATGCTTCCGCAGGAGATGTACTCCAGGAAGTGTTCATTAAGATCTGGAAAAATATTGACCGATACGATCCCACCAAAGGCCGCCTATTTACCTGGATGCTTAATATTGCCAGGAACACCGCTATCGATAGTTTGCGATCCAAAGCGCACAAATTAGAGCAGAAAGTACAGGATGTAACCAGCACCAATCTGATGTATGAGCCACAACTGGCCGTACACCTCTCCGTAGACCACCTTGGATTAACGAAAGTAATTGAAGGCCTTCCCAAAGACCAGCGTATTATTATCGATCTCGCTTACTTCAAAGGTTGTACACAGGAAGAAATAGCCAAAACACTGGACATACCGCTGGGTACAGTGAAAACCAGAATGCGCAATGCGATTATGCAGTTGAGAATCCTACTAAAACAATTATAA
- a CDS encoding RNA methyltransferase: MRKLSMDELGRKTVDEFKAADKTPLVLVLDNVRSMHNVGSVFRTADAFLLQGIVLCGYTPVPPHRDINKTALGATETVEWQYFPTTMEAVNALKSAGYLIMTIEQAAGSVMLDAFVPPVNQPVALVFGNEVSGVDAEVMKLADGCIEIPQSGMKHSLNISVSTGIVVWDIFVKLRAVTNRG, encoded by the coding sequence ATGAGAAAGTTAAGCATGGATGAACTGGGCCGTAAAACGGTGGACGAGTTCAAGGCAGCAGATAAAACACCGCTGGTGCTGGTGTTGGATAATGTGCGCAGTATGCACAACGTTGGATCGGTGTTCCGCACAGCAGATGCCTTCCTGTTACAGGGCATCGTTTTATGTGGCTATACGCCCGTACCGCCCCACCGGGATATCAACAAAACAGCCCTCGGTGCCACCGAAACGGTGGAATGGCAATATTTCCCCACTACTATGGAGGCTGTCAATGCCCTCAAATCCGCCGGATATCTTATAATGACCATAGAACAGGCTGCCGGCAGCGTGATGCTCGATGCTTTTGTACCTCCTGTCAACCAGCCCGTGGCGCTTGTTTTCGGGAATGAAGTGAGCGGTGTGGACGCAGAAGTGATGAAGCTGGCCGATGGCTGTATCGAAATCCCCCAGTCCGGGATGAAACACTCCCTGAATATTTCTGTCAGCACTGGTATTGTGGTTTGGGATATCTTTGTAAAATTGCGGGCCGTTACAAACCGTGGTTGA
- a CDS encoding anti-sigma factor domain-containing protein, which produces MDAQYFISSGLIELYAAGMTSEEEAHDLEAAMRRFPEVAAAVAECQRDMEEYVQLQSIIPPPAIKSHLLHLINNDSFMQENSEPPAHPLQQTKILSMEQTNVLAAPETKSVSWKWIAAVAAVLLVGSIILNFLYFNRWKEFREYKDKYQSLLLSQNSIISKTNEYKTRLEQLQESMQVMEDPKVMKVAMPGTQSFPTAVATVFWNQDNKQVYLKVNNLPEPAADKQYQLWAIVDGKPVDMGVFEMGDTASLLQKMKITGKAQMFAVTLEKKGGAASPTMEQMYVAGKIPG; this is translated from the coding sequence GTGGACGCCCAGTATTTCATATCGTCCGGACTCATAGAGCTGTATGCCGCAGGCATGACTTCTGAAGAAGAAGCGCATGACCTGGAAGCCGCCATGCGCCGGTTTCCGGAAGTAGCCGCTGCCGTTGCGGAATGCCAGCGCGATATGGAAGAGTATGTACAGCTACAGTCTATCATCCCGCCTCCTGCCATCAAATCACATTTACTTCACCTGATCAATAACGATTCCTTCATGCAGGAAAATTCAGAACCACCTGCACACCCCTTGCAACAAACTAAAATCTTATCCATGGAACAAACCAATGTCTTGGCCGCTCCGGAAACCAAAAGTGTTTCCTGGAAGTGGATTGCGGCCGTCGCCGCTGTATTGCTGGTTGGCAGTATTATCCTCAATTTCCTGTACTTCAACCGATGGAAGGAATTCCGGGAGTACAAAGACAAGTATCAGTCATTACTGCTTTCCCAGAACTCCATCATCTCCAAAACCAATGAGTACAAAACAAGGTTAGAACAACTGCAGGAATCCATGCAGGTAATGGAAGATCCTAAAGTGATGAAAGTAGCCATGCCAGGTACTCAATCCTTCCCGACCGCAGTAGCCACTGTGTTCTGGAATCAGGATAACAAACAGGTATACCTGAAAGTCAACAACCTGCCAGAACCCGCTGCCGACAAACAATACCAGCTGTGGGCTATCGTAGATGGCAAACCGGTTGACATGGGTGTGTTTGAAATGGGTGATACAGCAAGCCTGCTGCAGAAAATGAAGATCACCGGCAAAGCACAAATGTTTGCCGTAACCCTGGAAAAGAAAGGTGGTGCCGCTTCTCCAACCATGGAGCAGATGTACGTAGCCGGAAAAATACCAGGTTGA
- the ruvX gene encoding Holliday junction resolvase RuvX, which yields MARVMAIDYGKKRTGLAVTDPLQLIASGLTTVLTHELIPFLKKYFAAEEVEMILIGEPKNLDGNDTHATPLVAECIRVLQKNFPHIPVKKVDERFTSRIAFQSMIDSGLKKKDRQNKGLVDEISATIILQEYLQNKM from the coding sequence ATGGCACGTGTGATGGCAATAGATTATGGAAAAAAACGAACCGGACTGGCTGTGACAGATCCGCTGCAACTGATTGCCAGCGGACTCACTACTGTCCTTACCCATGAACTGATCCCTTTCCTGAAAAAATATTTTGCCGCTGAAGAAGTGGAGATGATCCTCATCGGAGAGCCCAAAAACCTGGATGGTAATGATACCCACGCCACCCCGCTCGTGGCCGAATGTATCCGGGTACTCCAGAAGAACTTCCCTCATATTCCTGTCAAAAAAGTAGATGAACGCTTTACCTCCCGTATCGCTTTTCAGAGTATGATCGATAGCGGACTGAAGAAAAAGGACCGCCAGAATAAAGGCCTGGTCGATGAAATCAGCGCCACTATTATTCTGCAGGAATATTTACAGAATAAAATGTAA
- a CDS encoding UbiA-like polyprenyltransferase: protein MITTINKYLSLVKFSHTIFAMPFALTGYFMATTKGGGSFSWATFGLVVLCMVFARSAAMAFNRWLDTDIDKLNPRTAKREIPAGVISPQNAMFFILINVMLFVLTTWFINRICFFLSPIALLVVLGYSYTKRFTALCHMVLGVGLSLAPIGAYLAVTGEFALLPVLVSVLVLCWVAGFDIIYSLQDEDFDKSQQLNSIPAWLGLSGALRFSELLHVVAAALVITIGITGHYHWLFWIGAAVFISMLVSQHLLVKPHDLSRVNVMFMTTNGIASVVFAIFVIADMLLFS, encoded by the coding sequence ATGATTACTACTATTAACAAGTATCTGTCACTGGTAAAGTTCAGCCATACCATCTTTGCCATGCCTTTTGCCCTGACGGGTTATTTTATGGCCACCACCAAAGGTGGGGGCAGCTTCAGCTGGGCTACCTTCGGGCTGGTGGTGCTCTGTATGGTGTTCGCCCGTAGTGCGGCCATGGCCTTCAACCGCTGGCTGGATACGGACATCGACAAACTCAACCCGCGTACGGCCAAACGGGAAATACCCGCCGGCGTGATCTCCCCGCAGAACGCCATGTTTTTCATCCTGATCAACGTGATGCTGTTTGTGCTGACTACCTGGTTCATTAATCGTATCTGCTTTTTCCTGTCACCTATTGCACTGCTGGTAGTGCTGGGATATAGTTATACCAAACGTTTTACAGCCTTGTGCCATATGGTGCTGGGTGTAGGGCTTTCTCTGGCACCAATCGGGGCTTATCTGGCCGTCACAGGCGAATTTGCCCTGTTGCCGGTACTGGTATCTGTGCTGGTACTTTGCTGGGTAGCCGGTTTCGATATTATTTATTCCCTGCAGGATGAAGACTTCGACAAGTCACAGCAGCTGAACTCTATTCCGGCCTGGCTGGGACTTTCCGGAGCACTGCGTTTCTCTGAGCTGCTGCACGTGGTAGCCGCGGCACTGGTGATCACCATCGGTATCACCGGTCATTATCACTGGCTGTTCTGGATCGGGGCTGCCGTGTTTATATCCATGCTGGTGTCTCAGCACCTGCTGGTAAAGCCACATGACCTCAGCAGAGTGAATGTGATGTTTATGACTACTAACGGTATCGCCAGCGTGGTGTTTGCCATTTTTGTGATAGCAGATATGCTGCTGTTTTCATAA